The Populus nigra chromosome 4, ddPopNigr1.1, whole genome shotgun sequence genome contains the following window.
tacttgacaaaaaaaataatttcttataaagAAAGTGTCACAGCAAGTTAGTTAAAATCAACAAGTTAGGACTTAGAAGAATTTATGTAAAAGCAAAATCTTGACTATATTCAGTAATATTTGtctgattaaaataaaatatttataactttatttaaactaaaaataaaaagaagatagaAATTTGAATCAATGCATTAACAACTAGCAATCCCCCTCTCTTGATCGGTATTCTTCACGAGTTATAGTTATCGGAAGGCTGTACaagttaagattttttattttattttattttattttgaactgGTATCAAGAAAAGTGAAGGGTTTTATAGAAGAAAGCAAAAAAGATTCCCCACCtcccaagaaaagaaaatactacCACCTTGATGAAGTGATTATAGGGTTCATAGCTATTGCCCGCAGTGCTGTGATGTGCAGTGCAGAGGCTTATCATCACAGAGCTAATCATTTTAGAATAATAATCTCCATCATTTTCTATCAGTTCCTCTCTCCTAATACTATATAATTCACTCCCTCTGCTTTTCCTTTTACATGGTTTCGAGGCAAGTTTTTCCACCAACAAAATCATTCAACCTTTTACTGTATAAAggagtaataataataaaaataataaaaacacaatcTCCAATATCTGTCCGTCGTCCATTCAGAAAACTCGGGGACATCAAAAGCCAAACGCATCTGACATTTTAGCAgtctccccccctctctctgGCAGACACGCTCACATTTTTCTAAAATCTCTCTTTTGTTGTTTGATGAACCAGAGGGCTAAAGAGCTGCAGAGGCAAGGCTTAAAACCCTTGTAATTGCCTCGGTCTACTTAGGATAATTGCCTCTCGGACAAACAAGAGTTGCAGCTAATGAAGGTTCCCTCCACGCTTCTCCTACTGTTATCTCTTCTCTCTCTACTCTCGCAACCTTCTTGCTCCACAACAATGCTAGTGGATGGCGTTTCAGAGTGGAAAGACCCCAATGTTTATATAGGAGATTCCATCAGTAAGTACTTGAAAACCCACCGTTTCTTgcttgcaatcttttttttatgggcTAATTGATAacatttctttgtatttttattggctTCTCTCAGTTTTCAAACACAAGTATCACTACAGCTTGTACATTTTCCAGAACCAAAGAGCTTTTAATATCTGCAACTTCACTCAAGCTACACTTCTCACGAAGCCCAATTCCACCTCCTACACGGTATCTCTTCTCCCTCTCTCATTTGGAATTTCAACAACGTACAAATCCCATgtttgtctctccatatttacaTGCTTAAAGGCTGCTACAAAAATGTCAAAATCTTGGCTCACAATTCTTGGGTCCTGATGACAATAATTATCAATTTCTTTGTACAATGCCAAGGGTTTAGGatctttttccatttttctgTTGCTCCTCCGAGCTCTGACTGTAAAATGTGCTAacaatttttcatgtttaaattgCAAATAACTAAAGTGGTACCCATCACGCCCTGGTTTCTTCTACTTCACATTCAACAATGGCTCCCTAAAATCCTGCAATCAAGACTCACAAAAACTCTCCATAAAAGTATCTccagcaccaccaccaccaccaccaccaccaccggcACAACTCCCTCCAACGGCATCACCTCCAGTTCCAGCACAAATTCCAGGCGACATTGTGTCATCATCTCCTGCATACCAGTGGCCATCCCGTCCTCGTGATGAAACAGCCTTTTCCCCTGCTCCTGAACCTGGTGGTAGTGCTGCAAGCTCTCCAATGGCGACAGTGCCAACATTGATGCCAGATAAAGGTGGTGGTATTCCTTTTATTAATAGCAACCCTGCTGTTCCTCTGCCTACTGGTGAAATTGATTCTGCCACTATTAGGCCCTTGCCCACCTCCGGCCATCATAAACTGGTATATACAGTCCATCTCTCTTTTTATGTCTACTTGTTACcatgttttgatgaattgaACAAAGACAAGTTAAAAACGAAAGGTTTTCAGAGTTTTTCttctcagataaaaaaaaaacagcacagTTTCTGAATTAAGGAATGACCCATGTGTGTATATACTGAACCAGTAAAGTGTCTTTCAATTTATCACAAAAATGTAGAAACAATATTGCGTATTGTATATTATGTTGGACTGGTCTTGATAGGGGTGTTTGACTGTGGGGTgttctttttggttttgggtGGAAATGCAGGTGGCAGTGGGGTTACTTGGATTTCACACGCCTCTATTTTGTGTGGTTTTACTGCTGCCGCTGCTGTAAAATGGAGGAGAGACAAAGCAATTCGCTGCAATTTGTGTAAAAAAACCGGTTTTGAGTAGGCGATAATATGCACCACGTACTGTAGTTGAAGAGTCTAAAGTAGCTTTAGCAGTGATAATGATGATGGTTATGTATGCCATCGATTGTGATGCCCTTCTCGGACCCTCCTCTGGAATCATTGCCACTTTTGGTCTTCTGTTTTTTTGACATGCAATCGATTGCCACtcccttttcctttcctctttAGCTCTGCTTTCACTCCctctatttgtttatttgaacAGAATTTGAATTTCCAACGCCAGCAGGCTTTCGGGTAAAGTTTTTTACTTtcggaaaaaaattattcttcatGGTACATGCTAATCTCGGAACACTCTGTTTGGGAGATGGAAAATGAAGAGGGGGTGAATGAGAATGA
Protein-coding sequences here:
- the LOC133692148 gene encoding early nodulin-like protein 18, whose protein sequence is MKVPSTLLLLLSLLSLLSQPSCSTTMLVDGVSEWKDPNVYIGDSIIFKHKYHYSLYIFQNQRAFNICNFTQATLLTKPNSTSYTWYPSRPGFFYFTFNNGSLKSCNQDSQKLSIKVSPAPPPPPPPPPAQLPPTASPPVPAQIPGDIVSSSPAYQWPSRPRDETAFSPAPEPGGSAASSPMATVPTLMPDKGGGIPFINSNPAVPLPTGEIDSATIRPLPTSGHHKLVAVGLLGFHTPLFCVVLLLPLL